The Pseudomonadota bacterium DNA segment GATTTACCATCCCTGCAAGTCCTGCGCCTTTTCCGCCCAACAGATTTTTAAAGTCATCTCCGCCTTCCGCCTTATTTCCACCAAAAAAATACACATATTTTTCCATAATATCCCCCTTACTTGAAATGAATTTTAGCCAGACTTACAATAAATGTGTTATGTCTTTCATAACCATTTGCATTTATTCGCATGGCTTTTTTAAACCCCATCTTTTTTAACATTTTTGTTTAAGCAAGCTTATTTGTCCCCATGATACTTGAATGAGATACTAAGTTTTGCGCGGTATCTTGTCGGTTTGCCCTCTTCTATTACGATATCCTGCTCAAGTACCTTAGCAATACGTAAATCATGAATTGATTTGCTGGTGGTTCTAATGGCGTTCGTCGCAGCATCTTCCCATGAAGTTGAGCTTACACCTACCACTTCGATCATTTTATAAACACTTCCCTCTTCTGTACCTATCATCTTTGCCTCCTTTATTGGTTTTTGATAACATCTATATAGAACTAACAACATAGCTATACGACATGTCAGGATCGTATATGCGT contains these protein-coding regions:
- a CDS encoding dodecin family protein codes for the protein MIGTEEGSVYKMIEVVGVSSTSWEDAATNAIRTTSKSIHDLRIAKVLEQDIVIEEGKPTRYRAKLSISFKYHGDK